The Oryza glaberrima chromosome 9, OglaRS2, whole genome shotgun sequence genome includes a window with the following:
- the LOC127784231 gene encoding lamin-like protein: protein MVPCSGQRLNKKGSRFLTRTAHKSNQIARASLSPPLTLPLAPWVELGGGAMACHLLLVAGFAVSLAGATDHIVGANHGWNPNIDYYLWSGNQTFYVGDLISFRYQKGTHNVFEVNQTGYDNCTMAGVAGNWTSGKDFIPLNDSRRYYFICGNGFCQAGMKVAITVHPLKHNATGDGAKNHGGDGAAQEAAAAAMPGAAVWMAVLAVAAAAVAILP, encoded by the exons ATGGTACCTTGTTCAGGCCAAAGGCTGAACAAAAAAGGGTCCAGATTTCTGACACGAACGGCAcataaatcaaatcaaatcgcCCGtgcttctctctcccctcctcttacCCTTCCATTGGCTCCCTGGGttgagctcggcggcggcgcaatggCGTGCCAcctgctgctcgtcgccggcttCGCCGTGAGCCTCGCCGGTGCGACGGACCATATCGTCGGCGCTAACCACGGCTGGAACCCAAACATCGACTACTACCTCTGGTCCGGCAACCAGACCTTCTACGTCGGCGACCTCATCT CGTTCAGGTACCAGAAGGGGACGCACAACGTGTTCGAGGTGAACCAGACGGGGTACGACAACTGCACCATGGCCGGGGTCGCCGGCAACTGGACCTCCGGCAAGGACTTCATCCCGCTCAACGACTCACGCCGCTACTACTTCATCTGCGGCAACGGCTTCTGCCAGGCCGGCATGAAGGTCGCCATCACCGTCCACCCGCTGAAGCACAatgccaccggcgacggcgccaagaaccacggcggcgacggagccgcacaggaggccgccgctgccgccatgccGGGCGCCGCCGTGTGGATGGCAGtgctcgccgtggccgccgcagCTGTCGCCATTTTGCCATGA